A window of Citrus sinensis cultivar Valencia sweet orange chromosome 7, DVS_A1.0, whole genome shotgun sequence contains these coding sequences:
- the LOC107175504 gene encoding uncharacterized protein LOC107175504 — MSVEEYCLKVKVVADKLACASSPISEKYLLMQILNGLGPRFLDLASIITTNRMSYNDAYALLLTHEARLKQNHNTKDLFNANYGMVNANYSQFKGNNRRGGYNGYQGQFNAGNRNQNGGRGMSFNTYSKGFPTGGYTGNAGGRGQQMNAYAYRPMLHNRHNFNMIHGSTLMSNGNGSDDNVPICQICHKAGHAADLCSHRHFDNYVPQPRQFGRGRGHKSAYMANFDPQIDVYSALGVAHIANFKGPADEKWYLDSGATHHITKNMANMHIRDQFTGSDQLIIGNGQGLPITHDSLRGQVLLQGLAEKGLYRLLLKSSSSS, encoded by the exons ATGTCTGTTGAAGAGTACTgtttaaaagtaaaagttgTTGCTGATAAGCTTGCTTGTGCTAGTAGTCCTATTTCTGAGAAATATTTGTTAATGCAAATTTTGAATGGCCTAGGACCTAGATTTCTAGATCTTGCTTCAATAATTACTACTAATAGAATGTCATATAATGATGCTTATGCATTACTCTTAACACATGAGGCAAGACTGAAACAAAATCATAATACTAAAGATCTGTTTAATGCAAACTATGGAATGGTGAATGCTAACTACTCTCAGTTTAAAGGAAATAATAGGAGGGGTGGTTATAATGGATATCAGGGACAATTTAATGCTGGTAATAGGAATCAAAATGGAGGAAGAGGAATGTCTTTCAACACATATTCAAAAGGATTTCCAACTGGTGGTTATACTGGTAATGCTGGTGGCAGAGGACAACAAATGAATGCATATGCTTATAGACCAATGCTTCACAATAGGCATAATTTCAATATGATTCATGGTTCAACTTTAATGTCTAATGGAAATGGTTCTGATGATAATGTGCCTATCTGTCAAATTTGTCATAAAGCTGGACATGCAGCTGATCTTTGTTCGCACAGACACTTTGATAACTATGTTCCTCAACCTAGACAATTTGGAAGGGGCAGAGGACATAAGTCTGCTTATATGGCTAACTTTGATCCACAAATTG ATGTTTACTCTGCACTTGGAGTAGCTCATATTGCAAACTTTAAAGGACCAGCTGATGAAAAATGGTATCTTGATAGTGGAGCTACACACCACATCACTAAGAACATGGCTAATATGCATATAAGAGATCAATTCACTGGATCAGATCAGCTCATTATTGGAAATGGACAAGGTTTGCCTATAACACAT GATTCTTTAAGGGGACAGGTACTTCTGCAGGGTCTTGCTGAGAAAGGGTTATACAGGCTGTTAttgaaatcatcatcatcttcttag